In one Acidobacteriota bacterium genomic region, the following are encoded:
- a CDS encoding TfoX/Sxy family protein translates to MAFDEKLAGRIRNRLARRKGLTERRMFGGIGFMLNGNICCGVHGERMIVRLSPDESEAALKKAHVRVFDLTGRAMKGWIFVDPAGVRTDASLGKWVDVAVGFAGKLPPK, encoded by the coding sequence ATGGCTTTCGACGAGAAGCTCGCCGGCCGGATTCGGAATCGGCTGGCCCGGCGGAAGGGCCTCACCGAGAGGCGGATGTTCGGCGGGATCGGCTTCATGCTGAACGGCAACATCTGCTGCGGCGTGCACGGGGAAAGGATGATCGTGCGGCTTTCTCCCGACGAGTCGGAAGCGGCGCTGAAGAAGGCCCACGTGCGCGTCTTCGATCTCACCGGACGCGCGATGAAGGGCTGGATCTTCGTCGATCCCGCCGGTGTGAGGACCGACGCCTCCCTCGGGAAGTGGGTCGACGTCGCGGTCGGGTTCGCGGGAAAGCTTCCCCCCAAGTAA
- a CDS encoding VOC family protein yields the protein MYDHVSLKVKDFKKSLRFYEKALAPLGYKVQGEPDGSSAGFGSGETTALYISQGAPASISVHIAFAAPSRAAVDGFHVQAMEAGGKDNGKPGIRQDYAPTYYAAFVHDPDGNNIEAVCHAKK from the coding sequence ATGTACGACCACGTCAGCCTGAAGGTGAAGGACTTCAAGAAGAGCTTGCGCTTCTACGAAAAGGCGCTCGCGCCGCTCGGGTACAAGGTCCAGGGGGAGCCCGACGGCAGCTCGGCGGGGTTCGGATCCGGCGAGACGACCGCTCTGTACATCTCGCAGGGCGCGCCCGCGTCGATCTCGGTGCACATCGCCTTCGCGGCGCCGAGCCGCGCGGCCGTGGACGGCTTCCACGTCCAGGCGATGGAGGCCGGCGGCAAGGACAACGGTAAGCCGGGCATCCGTCAGGACTACGCACCGACGTACTACGCGGCGTTCGTCCACGACCCCGACGGCAACAACATCGAGGCGGTCTGCCACGCGAAGAAGTAG
- a CDS encoding L-lysine 6-transaminase, producing the protein MMTPGRAMDVLRKWMLVDGFDVLIDFDKSRGCHIVDARNGRSFLDMFSMVASQPLGMNHPALTEPAFLEKIGRVAIHNPTNSDIYAADAAAFVERFTMMAAGSSMKHLFLVAGGTLGVENALKIAFDWKVRKNFARGYKEEKGHQVIHFKECFHGRSGYTLSLTNTDPSKTKYYPKFNWPRVSNPKVTFPLAGKNLAAVEKAEGEALAEIKTAIQQNKDDVAALIIEPIQGEGGDNHFRAEFFRSLRQICDESEVFFIVDEVQTGVALTGKFWAYQHYGFEPDAIAFGKKVQVCGALVSARVDEVEANCFRESSRINSTWGGNLVDMVRSTRYLEVIERDKLVENCATVGKYALSKLEGLQMEHPAVLTNARGLGLFMAIDVVDPAARPAIMKHAYDAGMLILPSGKQSIRFRPPVIAGKTEIDQACEILTKAVRAVGTTAGARA; encoded by the coding sequence ATGATGACTCCCGGCCGTGCGATGGACGTCCTCAGGAAGTGGATGCTCGTCGACGGCTTCGACGTTCTGATCGACTTCGACAAGAGCCGCGGCTGCCACATCGTGGACGCGAGGAACGGCCGCTCGTTCCTCGACATGTTCTCGATGGTCGCGAGCCAGCCTCTCGGCATGAACCACCCGGCGCTGACGGAACCCGCGTTCCTCGAGAAGATCGGCCGCGTCGCCATCCACAACCCGACGAACTCGGACATCTACGCCGCCGACGCCGCCGCCTTCGTCGAGCGCTTCACGATGATGGCCGCGGGCTCGTCGATGAAGCACCTTTTCCTCGTCGCCGGCGGCACCCTCGGCGTCGAGAACGCGCTGAAGATCGCCTTCGACTGGAAGGTGCGGAAGAACTTCGCGCGCGGTTACAAGGAAGAGAAGGGGCACCAGGTCATCCACTTCAAGGAGTGCTTCCACGGCCGCTCGGGGTACACGCTGAGCCTCACGAACACCGATCCGTCCAAGACGAAGTACTACCCGAAGTTCAACTGGCCGCGCGTCTCGAACCCGAAGGTCACCTTCCCTCTCGCAGGCAAGAACCTCGCGGCCGTCGAGAAGGCGGAAGGCGAGGCCCTCGCGGAGATCAAGACGGCGATCCAGCAGAACAAGGACGACGTCGCGGCCCTCATCATCGAGCCGATCCAGGGGGAGGGGGGAGACAACCACTTCCGCGCGGAGTTCTTCCGTTCTTTGAGGCAGATCTGCGACGAGTCGGAGGTCTTCTTCATCGTGGACGAGGTCCAGACGGGCGTCGCCCTGACGGGGAAGTTCTGGGCGTACCAGCACTACGGCTTCGAGCCGGACGCCATCGCCTTCGGGAAGAAGGTCCAGGTGTGCGGGGCGCTCGTCTCCGCGCGCGTCGACGAGGTCGAGGCGAATTGTTTCCGTGAATCGTCGCGCATCAACTCGACGTGGGGCGGAAACCTCGTGGACATGGTCCGCTCGACGCGGTACCTCGAGGTCATCGAGCGCGATAAGCTCGTCGAGAATTGCGCCACGGTCGGGAAGTACGCCCTCTCGAAACTCGAGGGTCTCCAGATGGAGCACCCGGCGGTGCTCACGAACGCCCGCGGCCTGGGGCTCTTCATGGCCATCGACGTCGTCGATCCGGCGGCCCGGCCCGCGATCATGAAGCACGCGTACGACGCGGGGATGCTCATCCTCCCGTCGGGGAAACAGTCGATCCGCTTCCGCCCGCCGGTCATCGCCGGGAAGACGGAGATCGATCAGGCCTGCGAGATCCTCACGAAGGCCGTGCGCGCCGTGGGGACGACGGCGGGGGCGCGGGCGTAG
- a CDS encoding S41 family peptidase encodes MKRRLWIGTASVILATLVLAARPAVAPAASTPDADSLKTFNQILDLVETRYVDEVPSRDLVFGAIHGMIEKLDPHTYFLDPKSYRAMQEEQQGSFSGLGIVISLKGDEKELTVISPIDGTPASRAGIRAGDIISHIEGKPTNGISIEEALDKLRGQKGTRVNITVQREGVDQPLDYTLVRDDIPTASIPYAFMLRPGVGYIRIKNFTQTTDTELGERIEALTAEGMKELILDLRYNPGGLLDQAIKVSDRFLKPREMIVYTKGRVRDAHQEFRSTERAGTDNMPLVVLVNKGSASASEIVSGAIQDHDRGIIVGETTWGKGLVQTVYRLSHSAGIALTTAKYYTPSGRLIQRDYKNSLDDYYAGKVDLEDDKRETRFTDAGRKVLGGGGISPDVEIAQKDATNLESALDRKSVFFDYGVHYVSQHKDIPKTFTVSDATLADFRDFAVKKKIAITDKDWDESVEYITTMIQAEVIGAVYGLEERQKVISNRDPQVLKAVEIIPSAAKIPIVAFEPKAGKKNPADPDAKASNPPIDEP; translated from the coding sequence ATGAAGCGACGCCTTTGGATCGGTACCGCATCGGTCATTCTGGCGACCCTCGTCCTCGCCGCCAGACCTGCGGTCGCCCCGGCAGCCTCCACACCCGACGCCGACTCCCTCAAGACCTTCAACCAGATTCTCGACCTGGTCGAGACCCGTTACGTCGACGAAGTGCCGTCGCGCGATCTCGTCTTCGGCGCCATCCACGGCATGATCGAGAAGCTCGATCCGCACACCTACTTCCTCGATCCCAAGTCGTACCGCGCCATGCAAGAGGAACAGCAGGGATCGTTCTCGGGCCTCGGCATCGTCATCTCGCTCAAGGGGGACGAGAAAGAGCTCACGGTCATCAGCCCCATCGACGGGACCCCCGCCTCGCGCGCCGGCATCCGCGCGGGGGACATCATCAGCCACATCGAGGGGAAGCCGACCAACGGCATCAGCATCGAGGAGGCCCTCGACAAGCTGCGCGGCCAGAAGGGAACCCGGGTCAACATCACCGTTCAGCGCGAAGGGGTCGATCAGCCGCTCGACTACACGCTCGTGCGCGACGACATCCCGACCGCGAGCATCCCCTACGCCTTCATGCTTCGCCCCGGCGTCGGGTACATCCGCATCAAGAACTTCACGCAGACCACCGACACCGAGCTGGGTGAGAGGATTGAAGCCCTGACCGCCGAGGGGATGAAAGAGCTGATCCTCGACCTGCGCTACAACCCGGGCGGCCTGCTCGATCAGGCGATCAAGGTCTCCGACCGCTTCCTCAAGCCGCGCGAGATGATCGTCTACACGAAGGGGCGCGTCCGCGACGCGCACCAGGAGTTCCGGTCCACCGAGCGCGCGGGCACCGACAACATGCCCCTCGTGGTCCTGGTCAACAAGGGGAGCGCCTCCGCCTCCGAAATCGTCAGCGGCGCCATCCAGGATCACGACCGCGGCATCATCGTCGGCGAGACGACATGGGGCAAGGGGCTGGTGCAGACCGTCTACCGCCTGAGCCACAGCGCCGGCATCGCCCTGACGACCGCGAAGTACTACACGCCGTCGGGACGCCTCATCCAGCGCGATTACAAGAACAGCCTCGACGATTACTACGCCGGCAAGGTCGACCTCGAGGACGACAAGCGCGAGACGCGCTTCACCGACGCGGGCCGCAAGGTCCTCGGCGGCGGCGGCATCTCGCCGGACGTCGAGATCGCCCAGAAGGACGCGACGAACCTCGAGTCGGCCCTCGATCGCAAGAGCGTCTTCTTCGACTACGGCGTCCACTACGTGTCGCAGCACAAGGACATCCCCAAGACCTTCACGGTGAGCGACGCCACCCTCGCCGACTTCCGCGACTTCGCCGTCAAGAAGAAGATCGCGATCACGGACAAGGACTGGGACGAGAGCGTCGAGTACATCACCACGATGATCCAGGCCGAGGTGATCGGCGCCGTGTACGGCCTCGAGGAGCGCCAGAAGGTCATCTCGAACCGCGATCCGCAGGTCCTCAAGGCGGTCGAAATCATCCCGAGCGCCGCCAAGATCCCCATCGTGGCCTTCGAGCCGAAGGCCGGCAAGAAAAACCCGGCCGACCCGGACGCGAAGGCCTCGAACCCACCCATCGACGAGCCATGA
- the tatB gene encoding twin-arginine translocase subunit TatB, whose product MFGSIGGSELLVLAAIGLLVFGPRRLPEMGRKLAGWVNEFRKAAGDMKAAIEKEASLGDVRKVAEEFHQSIRQEAAGIPVEPVRAALEEPKSERGGPEAS is encoded by the coding sequence TTGTTCGGCTCTATCGGCGGCTCGGAGCTCCTGGTTCTCGCCGCCATCGGTCTGCTCGTCTTCGGGCCGAGGCGGCTGCCGGAGATGGGCCGGAAGCTGGCCGGGTGGGTCAACGAGTTCCGCAAGGCGGCCGGCGACATGAAGGCCGCCATCGAGAAGGAAGCGAGCCTCGGAGACGTCCGGAAGGTGGCCGAAGAGTTCCACCAGTCCATCCGGCAGGAAGCGGCCGGCATCCCCGTCGAGCCGGTCCGCGCGGCGCTAGAGGAGCCGAAGAGTGAGCGAGGAGGGCCCGAGGCCTCATGA
- the tatC gene encoding twin-arginine translocase subunit TatC translates to MSEEGPRPHDPNRMSILEHLEELRSRLIRCALAVTIGFFAGWYFSQPIYEFLVAPVVTELPKGVKLAYTGLSDPFLLYMKVALIAGMFVSLPYVLWQLWMFISPGLYRKEKKWVVPFVTGATAFFVAGAAFAYYVIVPFTCSYFIALGEQAGFQAVITVRELLSFELQLIVATGVVFEMPVLVFFLTRIGVVTPAFLWHYVGHAIFVIFLIAAWITPSPDAFSMLVVGTPMTGLYFLSIGVSWVFRRRAPGAAPSAPPG, encoded by the coding sequence GTGAGCGAGGAGGGCCCGAGGCCTCATGATCCGAACCGGATGTCGATCCTGGAGCATCTGGAGGAGCTTCGCTCCCGCCTGATCCGCTGCGCCCTCGCCGTGACGATCGGGTTCTTCGCCGGGTGGTACTTCTCGCAGCCCATCTACGAATTCCTCGTGGCGCCGGTCGTCACGGAGCTTCCCAAGGGGGTCAAGCTCGCGTACACCGGGCTCTCGGATCCCTTCCTTCTCTACATGAAGGTCGCGCTCATCGCGGGGATGTTCGTCTCGCTGCCGTACGTCCTCTGGCAGCTCTGGATGTTCATCTCGCCGGGGCTCTACCGGAAGGAGAAGAAGTGGGTGGTCCCCTTCGTCACGGGGGCGACGGCCTTCTTCGTGGCGGGAGCGGCGTTCGCGTATTACGTCATCGTGCCCTTCACCTGCTCGTACTTCATCGCCCTCGGTGAGCAGGCCGGTTTCCAGGCGGTCATCACCGTCCGAGAGCTCCTGTCGTTCGAGCTCCAGCTCATCGTGGCGACCGGGGTGGTCTTCGAGATGCCGGTGCTCGTCTTCTTTCTGACGCGCATCGGGGTGGTGACCCCCGCGTTCCTGTGGCACTACGTCGGCCACGCGATCTTCGTCATCTTCCTGATCGCCGCGTGGATCACGCCGTCCCCCGACGCCTTCTCGATGCTCGTCGTGGGGACGCCGATGACGGGGCTCTACTTTCTGAGCATCGGCGTCTCGTGGGTCTTCCGGCGCCGGGCGCCGGGCGCGGCCCCCTCCGCGCCGCCGGGCTGA